GAAGTAAAACAGCCCGTTCAGATGGTGGCTTACCAGGACAGTACGACCAAAGCCCCGGTTGAATTGAAAGATCTTCCTGAGGCAGTGCAGAAAACATTACAATCTGATCCGGTAAAAGCGTGGACACCTACAGCAGCATTTCTGGTAACCAATGCCGACAAAACCTCGTATTACCTGATCAATGTTAAAAAAGAAGCGGAAACAGGTTCTATTAAAATAGATAAAGAAGGAAAGATAGTGCAATAAAATTTAAGATTTATTTGCACAATTCAAATTAATCTGTACATTTGTACTCGAGAGCGTTAATTTAACGGGGGTAAGCTTTAGGGCCTATCCCCGTTTCTTTTTTTAAGATCATTAATTATACCTTGTATAGGTCCGCGTTTTCTTCCTCTATTCTTTCTTTTAGGTTAAACCTGTGCTTTACCAGCGTTCGTACTGAGCCCACAGTGAACCCATAGTGAACCCACAGTGAGCCCACGTTTTTTCAGTAGAAACGTGGGCTCACTGTGGGTTAATTGTAAGTTAAAGGTAGGACTACCTGCCTCAAGGGTAAAACACAGTTTAATGACTTGCTGGTATTAGACTAAGCCTCCAGCTCCGACGCGTATTGTTTTAACACATCGGCAGGTACACCTGTCCATTTATTTGGTGTATTGCCTGCATAACCCAGGTCTTTTACCCCCATCTCACTGGTAAAGAAGCCTGAGGCAGTCAGACTGCGCATTAGCGTAAAGAAGGCTACCCCCTGCTCCATTCCCGGTTTTACTTTTTTAGGATACGCTATCTGCTCTACCATTTCTATCTGCTGCGCTGCGCTTGCATCTTTAAATGGTTTCTGAAAACGGTTCAGGCATTGCAGATCGAGCCATTTCAATCCACCCCGCATAGGCAGTTGGTGTTCCGGCATGTCCTTTACTATAAATTCTATAAATTCCGGGACTTTTGCTTCAGAAGCACTGCCCGATTTATCGTCTTTAGGAATAATGATATCTGCCAGTACGGTTATGGTAGCCATTTCATGTGCGCTGAAAAACTTTTCCGCTTTTAATTTTTTATCCCTGGAAATTTCAAATTCCTGCCGCCCTGGTTCTGCAGCTGTTTCTGTAGTTGCGCCCGGCTGACTGGTACCCGGCTTACAGGCATCCAGTAATACTGCTGTGCTTAAGGTGGTTAAGCCTAGTATTTTGAGTGATTCGCGTCTGTTCATCTTTAAATGTTTTGCTTTTTTTTCTGATCTAAAATATATTCGGCAGTCCGCATAGACAAAGCCAGGATTGTCCAGGTTGCATTTTTATCTCCCTGCTGCACAAAGGGAGCTGCATCGACCACAAATAGGTTTTTGCATTCATGTGCCTGGCACCATTTATTGAGGGCCGAAGTTTTAGGGTCGTCTCCCATCCTTACTGTGCCTACCTCGTGAATGATTTTACCCGGTGCTTCGAGCCCGTAATTGGTTTCGGGTCCCGGTATATCCGAGGTGATGATAGCGCCCATAGCATGCATCATTGACTGAAATGTTTCCTGCATATGTTTGGCCTGTTTAATTTCCTCGTTGGCCCATTTGTAATGAAATCTCAATACGGGAATACCATATTTATCTACCACTTTAGGGTCAATTTCGCAGTAGTTACTTGCTTTGGCAATCGCTGTTCCTCTTCCAGCCATGCCCACACCGGTTCCATAGAAACGACGGTAGTCATCCTTCAGACTGGTACCATATCCACCTGCTTCCTTCATCTTTCCATTTCTGTCGGGCACCATTCCGTTGAGTTTAGGGGCTCCGCCGCCAAAACCATAACTAGGCATGCCCATGCCGCCCCAGTATTCGATGTGGTAACCACGCGGGAAATCCAGTTTCTTATTGTCGAGCCACCATGGTGAATAAATGTGAACACTGCCCACACCATCTTCATTGTAGCGCTTACGGTCCATGAGCTGGGGCAGGAAGCCGCTCAGACTGGCCCCGGTGGAATCGTGAAGGTATTTTCCGATAACCCCGCTACTGTTGGCCAGGCCATTCGGATGGGCGGTAGATTTCGAGTTCAACAACAACCTGGCCGATTCGCAGGCGCTTGCACCCAGGATCACCACTTTGGCATTCACCTGGTATTCCTGCATATCAAGGGTATTGACGTAGGAAACCCCTGTTGCCAGTCCGTGCTGATCTGTTAGCACCTCTCTTACCATGGCATTGGTAATGACGGTTAAGTTTCCTGTTTTTACTGCCGGGATAACCAGACAGGAAGATGCAGAAAAATCGCCGTAAACTTTACAGCTCCTGCCGCACTGCCCGCAATAAAAGCAGGGTGCGCGGTCTTTATTGCCCGGCAAGGCCTCCGTTAAAACAGAACCCCTCCCAGGAATCACCTTAACCCCGGTTTTTCGGGCTGCCTTGGTAATGAACAATTCGTTAAGCCTTGGTTTAGGTGGCGGCAGGAATATCCCGTCTGGTTCGCTTTCAATCCCTTCTACAGTACCGTATACACCGATCAGCCGGTCAACTTTGTCGTAAAATGGCTTTACATCAGCATAAGTGATCGGCCAATCGTCTGTCAGACCGTCTTTACACTTAAAATCGTCGGGGCCCATGCGCAAGGAAATGCGCCCCCAGTGATTGGTGCGTCCGCCCAGCATTCTGGAGCGAAACCAGGCAAATTCAGTTTTATCTTTCTGTGTATAGGGTTCGCCATCCAATTCCCATCCTCCATAGGAGGCGTCAAAATCACCAAAAGGACGGGTTGTTCCTGCTCCTCTTCTCGGCGATTCCCAGGGCCATTTTAATTGCTGGGCATCAGTTCTGGGGTCAAAATAGGCACCCGCTTCAAGCATCAGTACTTTCTGGCCGGCATTGGCCAATACATATCCAGCCATTCCGCCCCCGGCACCTGAGCCTACAATAATGGCATCGTAGTTAACTGTTGATTTTTTGATTTGAAATTCGTTCATTTTTGTGCTTTGGTAATTGGTTGATGTAATTTATGGATTTTTTACAACAGTACATTTTATTTGTATATTTTTACACCCACACAAAACGACTAACCTATTTAATGCAGTTTAAACCATTTACCTGGCAGATAGCCTGGGACTACCTGACCTTCCGCATCAAATTCATTCTTGGAATGGTGCTGCTTATTGCCATTCTAATCTTTATCCCTCGTTTCTTTTTACATATTGAGGCGCGGGAAGGCAAAGTACTGAACGATTGGTTACTGGCTGTCATTCCTGCAATTGATGTTTCTACCTATATATTTATTGTCATTTATGCCATAGTTGGGCTGATGCTCTACAGAATGTCTAAAAACACCATGATGTGCCTTACCGCGTTGTGGGCCTTTATTTTTCTTTGCAGTGCCCGGATGATCAGCATAACCTTGGTTCCCCTTAATCCTCCTGAAGGCCTCATCAATCTGGCCGATCCTGTTCTATCTTTTTTTTACAGGTCTAACCTCATTACGAAAGACCTTTTCTTTTCCGGACACACGGCAACTGTTTTTCTAAGTGCACTTTGTCTGGAAGCAAAACGTGACAGGCAGATTGCTTTTATTGCTACCGGGATAATTGCTGTTTTGTTATTGATACAACATGTTCACTATACTGCAGATATCCTGGCTGCTCCTTTTTTTACCTGGTGTTGCTGGTATTTAGGGAAGTCGGTGGCCAGGCTTTAAATCAGGCACAAAAAAAGGAGACCATTTCTGATCTCCTTTTTTTGTGCAATGTATTTTAAAACACTTTAAATCCGACAGATAAATTGAATATCCCTGTTTTTTCGTTCAGGTCTTTATTGATTTTCGTTAAGCCCCGGCTGTATCGTGCATCGATGGTCAGGCTTCCTATATCCACTCCTGCATTGATCACCCCTCCTGCATTGAATTTTTTGTAGTCCAACCCGGTTGGCCCTTGTGCTTTGTTCAGCGTATAACTCAAATCCGGACCTGCCGAAATGCGTAAGTTAAGTGCTTCAGTATTGATCAGCTTATAACCCACCATGAGCGGAAGGTTTAGCTGATTGAATTTCGGCTTATAAGTATTTGAAGCATAATTATAAGCGCTTTTGAAGGTCACATAATTTAATTCAGGCTGAAAATATATTGTTTTACCTACCCTGGCAAAAGCACCCAGGTTATAACCTACTTTTCCTTTTTTATCTGTCACGTCTTTTAAGCTGGTGGGTAATGTGGCGTAGTTTAAGCCTGCTTTCAGCCCAAAGGTAAGACCGGTGTCCTGTGCCTTAACTGCGCCAGCCGTTATAACCATAACAGCAATCATAAAATAAAACCTTTTTGTTTTCATACTTTTTCTTTTTGAATAATTGATCATTTGTTTTTTGTGATTTGTTAGTGTGACAACCTGATTTGTTTTTACCCCTACGTGATGGAAAAAAATAATTGAAATAACTATTTTGGATTTCCTAAACAGAACAACAAACGATGAAAGTAAACTATGCTGGCAAGGCTAACAATGACGAGATCAGACAGCGGTTTGATCAGGATGTAGAACGGTTTTCAAATCTGGATACCGGGCAGCTCACCACACTCGATGCTGCTTTAACAATGGAACTGTGCACAGATGCTGCGCTATATGTAAATGCTGATGCCAAGGAATTGCTGGATATCGGTTGTGGTGCAGGGAATTATACCCTGAAGATGCTGAGCAAAATACCAGATCTGAACTGTACGCTTAACGATTTGAGTTTACCCATGCTGGAAAAGGCAAGGGAACGGGTGGCGCCTGAAACCAAAGGAACTGTTCATACCATACAGTTGGATATGCGCGAACTAACTTTACCTGATAACCATTATGACATTGTGCTGGCGGCCGCTACACTTCATCATTTGAGGGATGAAAAAGATTGGGAACAGGTATTTCAGAAAGTATATAACCTGTTGAAGCCAGGAGGCAGTTTCTGGATATCGGATCTGGTTAAACATGATGCCGCGCATCTGGATGAATTATTTCGTAAAAAATATGGGGATTATCTGGAAAATCTTGGCGGTGCAGCCTATAGGGACAAGGTATTTGATTATATTGATTATGAAGATACGCCGAGATCTGTTGATTTCCAGTTAAACCTCATGCGCAAAGTAGGTTTTCGTGAGTCGGAGGTATTACACAAAAACCTATGCTTTGCTGCATTTGGGGGGATAAAATGAGAGCCCAGATATCTTTTTTAGTAACTAAAGGGAGTTTTTACTCCCTTTAGTACTAAATATATACGAGAACGTATCAGCGTCTTGTTCAATTATTTTAAAAATCCTGACGCAATTTCTGCATCAGGAATTTTATGTTTTCATAGGGATTTTGATTAAAAGTAAAAAAGAATGGAATTACGTCCAATTATATTACGCCAACACGTGGTTTTCCGTGGTGAATGATACTAATAACGTGGTGAATGAAAATGAATGCCTGACGGTTAGGTTTATAAATTATGCTTTTACTTGTAATTCAACTAACTTTGTTATTAAGTGAAATTCTATGGAGAGCAAATTAAATTGCGTTATTATTGATGATGAGAAACATGCCGTTGACTTATTGGCCGACTACATCGATGCCATGCCCAGTTTGAATTTGGTTAAATACTTTACCGATCCGCTTAAGGCCTTGATGGATATCACCATTGAAGACAATATCGATATTCTTTTTATGGATGTAGATATGCCTGGAATGACGGGACTGGATTTATCGCTTGCCATCAGGTATAAAACAAAATACCTGGTTTTTACTACTGCACATTCCAGATATGCAATTGACGCCTTCGGTGTCCAGGCCAATGAATACCTGTTGAAACCCATTTCCATGCCTAAGTTTGCCCTGATGATCAATCGTCTGCTGAAATCAGAGCTCCAATTGAAAAAAGAAGATAAATCTGAGGATTTCTTCTTCATTAAAACCGATCAGATCCAGAAATACGTAAAAGTTAACTTTAAAGATCTGGTTGCCGTAGAGGGATTGAATAATTATGTTAAAATTCATACGGTAGCCGATATTTATGTGGTTTATTTAACGATGAAAGAATTGGAGCTAAAACTGGAAGGGAACAGTACTTTTATACGCGTGCAAAGATCATTTATCATTTCGACAGACCATATCAATAAAGTTGAAGGTGCCACAATTACGTTGAACCATAAATTGGAGGTGCCGCTTGGAACCACTTATAAAAAGCAGTTTTTCACTTTTATGGAGAAGAAAACACTGAGATCCACCAGAGGCGTTCCTGAGTGATTTCTTAATTTCATTTTTTTTACTGAAATTATTGCTGATTAAAGCGATATAGAAGGAATACATGCAGAGACGACTTTATAACATCAAATGAAAAACCAGGTAAAAGAATATATATCTTTTTTAAAGAACTATCGTATTCACTTTATTGCCTGGTTCTTTTTCATATTTTATGAGATTGTGATCAGTGGCTTCATTAGAGGCTCATTTGCCAGTTTTGGTAATTATGTTCTGTTTTATGTCCTGAACGTAGGCTTGTTCTATTTTCATGCCCATGTAATTATGCCGGCTTCGAGGCCCAATACCAAGCGTAGCTTATGGCTTCTTCCTATGCTGATTATTTTAGAGGTGGCATTTTACGTATCCCTTACCATTTTCCTTGCAGATTTTTTTCAGAATGGCGGCAGGGTTTCACTTGCAGCTTTTAATAACATAGCCATAGGAAATGGTGTTTGGAGAACAATTTATTTTATTCTTTTTTCTACTGGTTATTATTATCTGATGAACTACCTGAAAGAAAGAAAAATTGCCCAGGAATCTGAAAAGCAGCGCTTATTGGTAATTATCGAAAACTACAATGCAAAAGAAGAGCTCATAAAATCACAGCATGCACATTTAAAGGCGCAGATCAATCCTCATTTTCTGTTTAATACGTTGAGTTTTATTTATTCGCATGCCCGAAAAACTGCCCCAGAGGCGGCAGAAGCTATAATGACTTTATCTGAGATTATGCGC
This window of the Pedobacter africanus genome carries:
- a CDS encoding gluconate 2-dehydrogenase subunit 3 family protein, producing MNRRESLKILGLTTLSTAVLLDACKPGTSQPGATTETAAEPGRQEFEISRDKKLKAEKFFSAHEMATITVLADIIIPKDDKSGSASEAKVPEFIEFIVKDMPEHQLPMRGGLKWLDLQCLNRFQKPFKDASAAQQIEMVEQIAYPKKVKPGMEQGVAFFTLMRSLTASGFFTSEMGVKDLGYAGNTPNKWTGVPADVLKQYASELEA
- a CDS encoding sensor histidine kinase, with the protein product MKNQVKEYISFLKNYRIHFIAWFFFIFYEIVISGFIRGSFASFGNYVLFYVLNVGLFYFHAHVIMPASRPNTKRSLWLLPMLIILEVAFYVSLTIFLADFFQNGGRVSLAAFNNIAIGNGVWRTIYFILFSTGYYYLMNYLKERKIAQESEKQRLLVIIENYNAKEELIKSQHAHLKAQINPHFLFNTLSFIYSHARKTAPEAAEAIMTLSEIMRYAIQADDESNFTSIMLEIEQVENLIKLHQIKAEHNFNILFKYNPKELADIQIIPLVLVTLVENMFKHGDLVLEHLPAIISINLTQQVLIIETQNLINMNATPTSHHIGLDNIKKRLQIVYGQKAFLKTSKGKNNYFNVMLSIDLN
- a CDS encoding GMC family oxidoreductase; the encoded protein is MNEFQIKKSTVNYDAIIVGSGAGGGMAGYVLANAGQKVLMLEAGAYFDPRTDAQQLKWPWESPRRGAGTTRPFGDFDASYGGWELDGEPYTQKDKTEFAWFRSRMLGGRTNHWGRISLRMGPDDFKCKDGLTDDWPITYADVKPFYDKVDRLIGVYGTVEGIESEPDGIFLPPPKPRLNELFITKAARKTGVKVIPGRGSVLTEALPGNKDRAPCFYCGQCGRSCKVYGDFSASSCLVIPAVKTGNLTVITNAMVREVLTDQHGLATGVSYVNTLDMQEYQVNAKVVILGASACESARLLLNSKSTAHPNGLANSSGVIGKYLHDSTGASLSGFLPQLMDRKRYNEDGVGSVHIYSPWWLDNKKLDFPRGYHIEYWGGMGMPSYGFGGGAPKLNGMVPDRNGKMKEAGGYGTSLKDDYRRFYGTGVGMAGRGTAIAKASNYCEIDPKVVDKYGIPVLRFHYKWANEEIKQAKHMQETFQSMMHAMGAIITSDIPGPETNYGLEAPGKIIHEVGTVRMGDDPKTSALNKWCQAHECKNLFVVDAAPFVQQGDKNATWTILALSMRTAEYILDQKKKQNI
- a CDS encoding LytR/AlgR family response regulator transcription factor, coding for MESKLNCVIIDDEKHAVDLLADYIDAMPSLNLVKYFTDPLKALMDITIEDNIDILFMDVDMPGMTGLDLSLAIRYKTKYLVFTTAHSRYAIDAFGVQANEYLLKPISMPKFALMINRLLKSELQLKKEDKSEDFFFIKTDQIQKYVKVNFKDLVAVEGLNNYVKIHTVADIYVVYLTMKELELKLEGNSTFIRVQRSFIISTDHINKVEGATITLNHKLEVPLGTTYKKQFFTFMEKKTLRSTRGVPE
- a CDS encoding class I SAM-dependent methyltransferase, which encodes MKVNYAGKANNDEIRQRFDQDVERFSNLDTGQLTTLDAALTMELCTDAALYVNADAKELLDIGCGAGNYTLKMLSKIPDLNCTLNDLSLPMLEKARERVAPETKGTVHTIQLDMRELTLPDNHYDIVLAAATLHHLRDEKDWEQVFQKVYNLLKPGGSFWISDLVKHDAAHLDELFRKKYGDYLENLGGAAYRDKVFDYIDYEDTPRSVDFQLNLMRKVGFRESEVLHKNLCFAAFGGIK
- a CDS encoding phosphatase PAP2-related protein encodes the protein MQFKPFTWQIAWDYLTFRIKFILGMVLLIAILIFIPRFFLHIEAREGKVLNDWLLAVIPAIDVSTYIFIVIYAIVGLMLYRMSKNTMMCLTALWAFIFLCSARMISITLVPLNPPEGLINLADPVLSFFYRSNLITKDLFFSGHTATVFLSALCLEAKRDRQIAFIATGIIAVLLLIQHVHYTADILAAPFFTWCCWYLGKSVARL
- a CDS encoding porin family protein, translated to MKTKRFYFMIAVMVITAGAVKAQDTGLTFGLKAGLNYATLPTSLKDVTDKKGKVGYNLGAFARVGKTIYFQPELNYVTFKSAYNYASNTYKPKFNQLNLPLMVGYKLINTEALNLRISAGPDLSYTLNKAQGPTGLDYKKFNAGGVINAGVDIGSLTIDARYSRGLTKINKDLNEKTGIFNLSVGFKVF